The following nucleotide sequence is from Thermus aquaticus.
CTGTAGCGGTTCATTAGGGGCCAAGGGCCCCCAAGAGGACCAGGGGGTCCAGGTCGATCCCCCCGGGCCAGGCCGCCGTGCCCGTCTCCGGGTCGACCCCCACCTGGTGGAAGAAGGCAGGGTCCTTGAGCCTTTCCAGGATCCCGAGGAGGGGCAAGCCGCTCAGGTCAACCACCCCTTCCCTCCCGTCGGAGAAGCGGAGCCAGAGGGAGAGGCCCTCCAGGGGGCAGACCTCCACCACTTCGGGCCACACCCTCCCCCTCACCCCCTGAGCACCCGCTTGTACCACACCTTCAGGGCCTCCAGGTCCCCGCTGACCACCGCCCTGCTCCCGTCGGGGTAGAAGCGCACCTCGTAGCGCCGGGGGAACTCGGGGAG
It contains:
- a CDS encoding DUF2442 domain-containing protein, whose protein sequence is MWPEVVEVCPLEGLSLWLRFSDGREGVVDLSGLPLLGILERLKDPAFFHQVGVDPETGTAAWPGGIDLDPLVLLGALGP